One genomic segment of Lampris incognitus isolate fLamInc1 chromosome 2, fLamInc1.hap2, whole genome shotgun sequence includes these proteins:
- the sema3gb gene encoding sema domain, immunoglobulin domain (Ig), short basic domain, secreted, (semaphorin) 3Gb isoform X3, whose amino-acid sequence MKMCQVLLFLPLLLLGCCVFCFSDHHSAPRVHLSYKELMETRTARPFSFSFNTSDYRILHMDQDQGRLYIGTQEYLIALDMHNINKEPLIIHWPASTQRKAECQLTGKGGQGECANFVRLIEPWNRTHLYTCGTGAYKPICTFINRGWRAEDYVFRLVPGVMDSGKGKCSYDPRQANAAALINGNLYAGVHVDFMGTDPAIFRTLGSRPAVRTEQYDSRWLNEPVFVKIQQIPDSSEKNDDKLYFFFREKSLDAGGGSAPVVVSRVGRVCLNDDGGQKSLINKWTTFLKARLVCSVIGNDGVETHFDELRDVFIQPTQDRRNPVVYAVFTTTGSVFKGSAVCVYSMSDIRNVFNGPFSHKHGHNYQWTPYTGRIPYPRPGTCPGGTFTPSLRSTKEFSDEAVNFVRAHPLMYQPVYPIHKRPLVLSTGVDYRFTCIVVDLVDAADGRYEVLFLGTDRGTVQKVIVLPKDTNSVQQLTLEEMEVFRGRTPIKTMKISSKRQQLYMSSDKGLTQVSLHRCAVYGKACSDCCLARDPYCAWDGESCSPFTASTKRRSRRQDIKHGDPLRQCRGFNAKVERRAQLAVQFGVEGSSVFLECQPRSPRASVKWLFQKDGRRKVDCLRHTTVNPVYSSSKLNRDQEVVKTGHGMLLKSLSKADGGLYVCLATENNYKHTVAQVALRILDREIVEALTSPDTPAGTDTRDASTGDPTPPPPPPLPHSLPSQFSSYPEIRLISQYCRSYLQEPKLGLPVKHSRRHAEGHGGPEAPQRS is encoded by the exons aGCTGATGGAGACACGCACAGCGCgacctttctctttctcctttaACACCAGTGACTACAGGATCCTTCACATGGATCAGGACCAGGGCCGGCTCTACATCGGCACTCAGGAGTACCTTATTGCGCTGGACATGCACAACATCAACAAAGAGCCACTCAta ATCCACTGGCCAGCTTCTACCCAGAGGAAAGCCGAGTGTCAGCTGACAGGAAAGGGAGGACAG GGTGAATGTGCCAACTTCGTACGTCTGATTGAGCCCTGGAACAGGACTCACCTGTACACCTGTGGCACCGGCGCCTACAAACCCATCTGTACCTTCATCAACAGAGGATGGAGAGCCGAG GACTACGTGTTCAGACTGGTGCCGGGTGTCATGGATTCTGGTAAAGGAAAGTGTTCCTACGACCCTCGACAAGCCAACGCTGCAGCTCTGATCA ACGGGAACCTGTATGCAGGAGTCCATGTTGACTTCATGGGAACAGACCCGGCCATCTTCAGGACGCTGGGGAGCAGACCTGCCGTCCGGACTGAGCAGTACGACTCCAGGTGGCTCAAcg AGCCGGTGTTTGTGAAGATCCAGCAGATTCCAGACAGTTCGGAGAAAAACGACGACAAGTTGTACTTCTTTTTCCGGGAGAAAAGCCTGGATGCAGGCGGGGGGAGTGCCCCCGTGGTGGTGTCCAGGGTGGGCCGGGTCTGCCTG AATGACGACGGCGGACAGAAGTCCCTGATCAACAAGTGGACAACGTTCCTGAAGGCTCGTCTGGTTTGTTCAGTGATCGGGAACGACGGAGTAGAAACACATTTTGATGAACTGA GGGACGTTTTCATTCAGCCAACGCAGGACAGACGAAATCCGGTAGTGTACGCCGTCTTCACCACCACTGG GTCTGTATTCAAAGGCTCAGCCGTCTGTGTGTATTCCATGTCTGACATTCGAAATGTCTTCAACGGCCCCTTCTCACACAAGCACGGACACAACTACCAGTGGACCCCATACACGGGCAGGATCCCCTACCCTCGCCCCGGGACG TGTCCTGGAGGAACCTTCACGCCAAGCCTTCGCTCCACCAAGGAGTTCTCAGACGAGGCAGTGAACTTCGTGAGGGCTCATCCGCTCATGTACCAACCCGTTTACCCCATTCACAAACGTCCGCTGGTCCTGAGCACTGGCGTGGACTACCGTTTCACCTGCATCGTGGTGGATCTGGTGGATGCCGCCGACGGCAGATACGAGGTGCTGTTTCTGGGAACAG ACCGTGGAACAGTCCAGAAGGTCATTGTGCTTCCTAAAGACACCAACAGCGTCCAGCAGCTCACGCTGGAGGAGATGGAGGTGTTCAGG GGTCGAACTCCCATAAAAACGATGAAGATTTCTTCAAAAAGG CAACAGCTCTATATGTCCTCAGACAAAGGGCTTACCCAGGTCTCCCTGCATAGGTGTGCCGTCTACGGTAAAGCCTGTTCAGACTGCTGTCTGGCCAGAGACCCTTACTGCGCCTGGGATGGAGAGAGCTGTTCCCCCTTCACTGCCTCCACAAAGAG GCGGAGTCGGAGACAGGACATCAAACATGGAGACCCGCTGCGTCAGTGTCGTGGTTTCAATGCTAAAG TAGAGAGGCGGGCTCAGCTGGCGGTGCAGTTCGGAGTGGAGGGCAGCAGTGTGTTTCTGGAGTGTCAGCCCAGATCTCCTCGAGCCTCCGTCAAATGGCTGTTTCAGAAGGATGGCAGGAGGAAAGTG GATTGTTTACGACACACTACAGTAAATCCAGTGTACTCTTCTTCAAAGCTGAACCGGGACCAGGAGGTGGTGAAGACAGGTCACGGGATGCTGCTCAAGTCCTTGAGCAAGGCGGATGGCGGGCTTTACGTCTGCCTTGCCACTGAGAACAACTACAAACACACTGTGGCCCAAGTGGCCCTCCGCATCCTAGACAGAGAGATTGTGGAGGCCCTCACTTCTCCAGACACGCCGGCCGGCACAGACACCCGCGATGCCTCCACGGGTGACccaacacctcctcctcctcctcctctgccccaCAGTCTCCCTTCGCAGTTCTCTTCATACCCTGAGATCCGCCTCATCAGCCAGTACTGCCGCTCTTACCTGCAGGAGCCAAAGCTTGGCCTGCCCGTCAAACATAGCCGCAGGCATGCCGAGGGCCACGGCGGCCCCGAGGCCCCTCAGAGGTCATAA
- the sema3gb gene encoding sema domain, immunoglobulin domain (Ig), short basic domain, secreted, (semaphorin) 3Gb isoform X4 has translation MEGSQRLTVMKMCQVLLFLPLLLLGCCVFCFSDHHSAPRVHLSYKELMETRTARPFSFSFNTSDYRILHMDQDQGRLYIGTQEYLIALDMHNINKEPLIIHWPASTQRKAECQLTGKGGQGECANFVRLIEPWNRTHLYTCGTGAYKPICTFINRGWRAEDYVFRLVPGVMDSGKGKCSYDPRQANAAALINGNLYAGVHVDFMGTDPAIFRTLGSRPAVRTEQYDSRWLNEPVFVKIQQIPDSSEKNDDKLYFFFREKSLDAGGGSAPVVVSRVGRVCLNDDGGQKSLINKWTTFLKARLVCSVIGNDGVETHFDELRDVFIQPTQDRRNPVVYAVFTTTGSVFKGSAVCVYSMSDIRNVFNGPFSHKHGHNYQWTPYTGRIPYPRPGTCPGGTFTPSLRSTKEFSDEAVNFVRAHPLMYQPVYPIHKRPLVLSTGVDYRFTCIVVDLVDAADGRYEVLFLGTDRGTVQKVIVLPKDTNSVQQLTLEEMEVFRGRTPIKTMKISSKRQQLYMSSDKGLTQVSLHRCAVYGKACSDCCLARDPYCAWDGESCSPFTASTKRRSRRQDIKHGDPLRQCRGFNAKVERRAQLAVQFGVEGSSVFLECQPRSPRASVKWLFQKDGRRKVLNRDQEVVKTGHGMLLKSLSKADGGLYVCLATENNYKHTVAQVALRILDREIVEALTSPDTPAGTDTRDASTGDPTPPPPPPLPHSLPSQFSSYPEIRLISQYCRSYLQEPKLGLPVKHSRRHAEGHGGPEAPQRS, from the exons aGCTGATGGAGACACGCACAGCGCgacctttctctttctcctttaACACCAGTGACTACAGGATCCTTCACATGGATCAGGACCAGGGCCGGCTCTACATCGGCACTCAGGAGTACCTTATTGCGCTGGACATGCACAACATCAACAAAGAGCCACTCAta ATCCACTGGCCAGCTTCTACCCAGAGGAAAGCCGAGTGTCAGCTGACAGGAAAGGGAGGACAG GGTGAATGTGCCAACTTCGTACGTCTGATTGAGCCCTGGAACAGGACTCACCTGTACACCTGTGGCACCGGCGCCTACAAACCCATCTGTACCTTCATCAACAGAGGATGGAGAGCCGAG GACTACGTGTTCAGACTGGTGCCGGGTGTCATGGATTCTGGTAAAGGAAAGTGTTCCTACGACCCTCGACAAGCCAACGCTGCAGCTCTGATCA ACGGGAACCTGTATGCAGGAGTCCATGTTGACTTCATGGGAACAGACCCGGCCATCTTCAGGACGCTGGGGAGCAGACCTGCCGTCCGGACTGAGCAGTACGACTCCAGGTGGCTCAAcg AGCCGGTGTTTGTGAAGATCCAGCAGATTCCAGACAGTTCGGAGAAAAACGACGACAAGTTGTACTTCTTTTTCCGGGAGAAAAGCCTGGATGCAGGCGGGGGGAGTGCCCCCGTGGTGGTGTCCAGGGTGGGCCGGGTCTGCCTG AATGACGACGGCGGACAGAAGTCCCTGATCAACAAGTGGACAACGTTCCTGAAGGCTCGTCTGGTTTGTTCAGTGATCGGGAACGACGGAGTAGAAACACATTTTGATGAACTGA GGGACGTTTTCATTCAGCCAACGCAGGACAGACGAAATCCGGTAGTGTACGCCGTCTTCACCACCACTGG GTCTGTATTCAAAGGCTCAGCCGTCTGTGTGTATTCCATGTCTGACATTCGAAATGTCTTCAACGGCCCCTTCTCACACAAGCACGGACACAACTACCAGTGGACCCCATACACGGGCAGGATCCCCTACCCTCGCCCCGGGACG TGTCCTGGAGGAACCTTCACGCCAAGCCTTCGCTCCACCAAGGAGTTCTCAGACGAGGCAGTGAACTTCGTGAGGGCTCATCCGCTCATGTACCAACCCGTTTACCCCATTCACAAACGTCCGCTGGTCCTGAGCACTGGCGTGGACTACCGTTTCACCTGCATCGTGGTGGATCTGGTGGATGCCGCCGACGGCAGATACGAGGTGCTGTTTCTGGGAACAG ACCGTGGAACAGTCCAGAAGGTCATTGTGCTTCCTAAAGACACCAACAGCGTCCAGCAGCTCACGCTGGAGGAGATGGAGGTGTTCAGG GGTCGAACTCCCATAAAAACGATGAAGATTTCTTCAAAAAGG CAACAGCTCTATATGTCCTCAGACAAAGGGCTTACCCAGGTCTCCCTGCATAGGTGTGCCGTCTACGGTAAAGCCTGTTCAGACTGCTGTCTGGCCAGAGACCCTTACTGCGCCTGGGATGGAGAGAGCTGTTCCCCCTTCACTGCCTCCACAAAGAG GCGGAGTCGGAGACAGGACATCAAACATGGAGACCCGCTGCGTCAGTGTCGTGGTTTCAATGCTAAAG TAGAGAGGCGGGCTCAGCTGGCGGTGCAGTTCGGAGTGGAGGGCAGCAGTGTGTTTCTGGAGTGTCAGCCCAGATCTCCTCGAGCCTCCGTCAAATGGCTGTTTCAGAAGGATGGCAGGAGGAAAGTG CTGAACCGGGACCAGGAGGTGGTGAAGACAGGTCACGGGATGCTGCTCAAGTCCTTGAGCAAGGCGGATGGCGGGCTTTACGTCTGCCTTGCCACTGAGAACAACTACAAACACACTGTGGCCCAAGTGGCCCTCCGCATCCTAGACAGAGAGATTGTGGAGGCCCTCACTTCTCCAGACACGCCGGCCGGCACAGACACCCGCGATGCCTCCACGGGTGACccaacacctcctcctcctcctcctctgccccaCAGTCTCCCTTCGCAGTTCTCTTCATACCCTGAGATCCGCCTCATCAGCCAGTACTGCCGCTCTTACCTGCAGGAGCCAAAGCTTGGCCTGCCCGTCAAACATAGCCGCAGGCATGCCGAGGGCCACGGCGGCCCCGAGGCCCCTCAGAGGTCATAA
- the sema3gb gene encoding sema domain, immunoglobulin domain (Ig), short basic domain, secreted, (semaphorin) 3Gb isoform X1, whose protein sequence is MEGSQRLTVMKMCQVLLFLPLLLLGCCVFCFSDHHSAPRVHLSYKELMETRTARPFSFSFNTSDYRILHMDQDQGRLYIGTQEYLIALDMHNINKEPLIIHWPASTQRKAECQLTGKGGQGECANFVRLIEPWNRTHLYTCGTGAYKPICTFINRGWRAEDYVFRLVPGVMDSGKGKCSYDPRQANAAALINGNLYAGVHVDFMGTDPAIFRTLGSRPAVRTEQYDSRWLNEPVFVKIQQIPDSSEKNDDKLYFFFREKSLDAGGGSAPVVVSRVGRVCLNDDGGQKSLINKWTTFLKARLVCSVIGNDGVETHFDELRDVFIQPTQDRRNPVVYAVFTTTGSVFKGSAVCVYSMSDIRNVFNGPFSHKHGHNYQWTPYTGRIPYPRPGTCPGGTFTPSLRSTKEFSDEAVNFVRAHPLMYQPVYPIHKRPLVLSTGVDYRFTCIVVDLVDAADGRYEVLFLGTDRGTVQKVIVLPKDTNSVQQLTLEEMEVFRGRTPIKTMKISSKRQQLYMSSDKGLTQVSLHRCAVYGKACSDCCLARDPYCAWDGESCSPFTASTKRRSRRQDIKHGDPLRQCRGFNAKVERRAQLAVQFGVEGSSVFLECQPRSPRASVKWLFQKDGRRKVDCLRHTTVNPVYSSSKLNRDQEVVKTGHGMLLKSLSKADGGLYVCLATENNYKHTVAQVALRILDREIVEALTSPDTPAGTDTRDASTGDPTPPPPPPLPHSLPSQFSSYPEIRLISQYCRSYLQEPKLGLPVKHSRRHAEGHGGPEAPQRS, encoded by the exons aGCTGATGGAGACACGCACAGCGCgacctttctctttctcctttaACACCAGTGACTACAGGATCCTTCACATGGATCAGGACCAGGGCCGGCTCTACATCGGCACTCAGGAGTACCTTATTGCGCTGGACATGCACAACATCAACAAAGAGCCACTCAta ATCCACTGGCCAGCTTCTACCCAGAGGAAAGCCGAGTGTCAGCTGACAGGAAAGGGAGGACAG GGTGAATGTGCCAACTTCGTACGTCTGATTGAGCCCTGGAACAGGACTCACCTGTACACCTGTGGCACCGGCGCCTACAAACCCATCTGTACCTTCATCAACAGAGGATGGAGAGCCGAG GACTACGTGTTCAGACTGGTGCCGGGTGTCATGGATTCTGGTAAAGGAAAGTGTTCCTACGACCCTCGACAAGCCAACGCTGCAGCTCTGATCA ACGGGAACCTGTATGCAGGAGTCCATGTTGACTTCATGGGAACAGACCCGGCCATCTTCAGGACGCTGGGGAGCAGACCTGCCGTCCGGACTGAGCAGTACGACTCCAGGTGGCTCAAcg AGCCGGTGTTTGTGAAGATCCAGCAGATTCCAGACAGTTCGGAGAAAAACGACGACAAGTTGTACTTCTTTTTCCGGGAGAAAAGCCTGGATGCAGGCGGGGGGAGTGCCCCCGTGGTGGTGTCCAGGGTGGGCCGGGTCTGCCTG AATGACGACGGCGGACAGAAGTCCCTGATCAACAAGTGGACAACGTTCCTGAAGGCTCGTCTGGTTTGTTCAGTGATCGGGAACGACGGAGTAGAAACACATTTTGATGAACTGA GGGACGTTTTCATTCAGCCAACGCAGGACAGACGAAATCCGGTAGTGTACGCCGTCTTCACCACCACTGG GTCTGTATTCAAAGGCTCAGCCGTCTGTGTGTATTCCATGTCTGACATTCGAAATGTCTTCAACGGCCCCTTCTCACACAAGCACGGACACAACTACCAGTGGACCCCATACACGGGCAGGATCCCCTACCCTCGCCCCGGGACG TGTCCTGGAGGAACCTTCACGCCAAGCCTTCGCTCCACCAAGGAGTTCTCAGACGAGGCAGTGAACTTCGTGAGGGCTCATCCGCTCATGTACCAACCCGTTTACCCCATTCACAAACGTCCGCTGGTCCTGAGCACTGGCGTGGACTACCGTTTCACCTGCATCGTGGTGGATCTGGTGGATGCCGCCGACGGCAGATACGAGGTGCTGTTTCTGGGAACAG ACCGTGGAACAGTCCAGAAGGTCATTGTGCTTCCTAAAGACACCAACAGCGTCCAGCAGCTCACGCTGGAGGAGATGGAGGTGTTCAGG GGTCGAACTCCCATAAAAACGATGAAGATTTCTTCAAAAAGG CAACAGCTCTATATGTCCTCAGACAAAGGGCTTACCCAGGTCTCCCTGCATAGGTGTGCCGTCTACGGTAAAGCCTGTTCAGACTGCTGTCTGGCCAGAGACCCTTACTGCGCCTGGGATGGAGAGAGCTGTTCCCCCTTCACTGCCTCCACAAAGAG GCGGAGTCGGAGACAGGACATCAAACATGGAGACCCGCTGCGTCAGTGTCGTGGTTTCAATGCTAAAG TAGAGAGGCGGGCTCAGCTGGCGGTGCAGTTCGGAGTGGAGGGCAGCAGTGTGTTTCTGGAGTGTCAGCCCAGATCTCCTCGAGCCTCCGTCAAATGGCTGTTTCAGAAGGATGGCAGGAGGAAAGTG GATTGTTTACGACACACTACAGTAAATCCAGTGTACTCTTCTTCAAAGCTGAACCGGGACCAGGAGGTGGTGAAGACAGGTCACGGGATGCTGCTCAAGTCCTTGAGCAAGGCGGATGGCGGGCTTTACGTCTGCCTTGCCACTGAGAACAACTACAAACACACTGTGGCCCAAGTGGCCCTCCGCATCCTAGACAGAGAGATTGTGGAGGCCCTCACTTCTCCAGACACGCCGGCCGGCACAGACACCCGCGATGCCTCCACGGGTGACccaacacctcctcctcctcctcctctgccccaCAGTCTCCCTTCGCAGTTCTCTTCATACCCTGAGATCCGCCTCATCAGCCAGTACTGCCGCTCTTACCTGCAGGAGCCAAAGCTTGGCCTGCCCGTCAAACATAGCCGCAGGCATGCCGAGGGCCACGGCGGCCCCGAGGCCCCTCAGAGGTCATAA
- the sema3gb gene encoding sema domain, immunoglobulin domain (Ig), short basic domain, secreted, (semaphorin) 3Gb isoform X2, which yields MEGSQRLTVMKMCQVLLFLPLLLLGCCVFCFSDHHSAPRVHLSYKELMETRTARPFSFSFNTSDYRILHMDQDQGRLYIGTQEYLIALDMHNINKEPLIIHWPASTQRKAECQLTGKGGQGECANFVRLIEPWNRTHLYTCGTGAYKPICTFINRGWRAEDYVFRLVPGVMDSGKGKCSYDPRQANAAALINGNLYAGVHVDFMGTDPAIFRTLGSRPAVRTEQYDSRWLNEPVFVKIQQIPDSSEKNDDKLYFFFREKSLDAGGGSAPVVVSRVGRVCLNDDGGQKSLINKWTTFLKARLVCSVIGNDGVETHFDELRDVFIQPTQDRRNPVVYAVFTTTGSVFKGSAVCVYSMSDIRNVFNGPFSHKHGHNYQWTPYTGRIPYPRPGTCPGGTFTPSLRSTKEFSDEAVNFVRAHPLMYQPVYPIHKRPLVLSTGVDYRFTCIVVDLVDAADGRYEVLFLGTDRGTVQKVIVLPKDTNSVQQLTLEEMEVFRGRTPIKTMKISSKRQQLYMSSDKGLTQVSLHRCAVYGKACSDCCLARDPYCAWDGESCSPFTASTKRRSRRQDIKHGDPLRQCRGFNAKERRAQLAVQFGVEGSSVFLECQPRSPRASVKWLFQKDGRRKVDCLRHTTVNPVYSSSKLNRDQEVVKTGHGMLLKSLSKADGGLYVCLATENNYKHTVAQVALRILDREIVEALTSPDTPAGTDTRDASTGDPTPPPPPPLPHSLPSQFSSYPEIRLISQYCRSYLQEPKLGLPVKHSRRHAEGHGGPEAPQRS from the exons aGCTGATGGAGACACGCACAGCGCgacctttctctttctcctttaACACCAGTGACTACAGGATCCTTCACATGGATCAGGACCAGGGCCGGCTCTACATCGGCACTCAGGAGTACCTTATTGCGCTGGACATGCACAACATCAACAAAGAGCCACTCAta ATCCACTGGCCAGCTTCTACCCAGAGGAAAGCCGAGTGTCAGCTGACAGGAAAGGGAGGACAG GGTGAATGTGCCAACTTCGTACGTCTGATTGAGCCCTGGAACAGGACTCACCTGTACACCTGTGGCACCGGCGCCTACAAACCCATCTGTACCTTCATCAACAGAGGATGGAGAGCCGAG GACTACGTGTTCAGACTGGTGCCGGGTGTCATGGATTCTGGTAAAGGAAAGTGTTCCTACGACCCTCGACAAGCCAACGCTGCAGCTCTGATCA ACGGGAACCTGTATGCAGGAGTCCATGTTGACTTCATGGGAACAGACCCGGCCATCTTCAGGACGCTGGGGAGCAGACCTGCCGTCCGGACTGAGCAGTACGACTCCAGGTGGCTCAAcg AGCCGGTGTTTGTGAAGATCCAGCAGATTCCAGACAGTTCGGAGAAAAACGACGACAAGTTGTACTTCTTTTTCCGGGAGAAAAGCCTGGATGCAGGCGGGGGGAGTGCCCCCGTGGTGGTGTCCAGGGTGGGCCGGGTCTGCCTG AATGACGACGGCGGACAGAAGTCCCTGATCAACAAGTGGACAACGTTCCTGAAGGCTCGTCTGGTTTGTTCAGTGATCGGGAACGACGGAGTAGAAACACATTTTGATGAACTGA GGGACGTTTTCATTCAGCCAACGCAGGACAGACGAAATCCGGTAGTGTACGCCGTCTTCACCACCACTGG GTCTGTATTCAAAGGCTCAGCCGTCTGTGTGTATTCCATGTCTGACATTCGAAATGTCTTCAACGGCCCCTTCTCACACAAGCACGGACACAACTACCAGTGGACCCCATACACGGGCAGGATCCCCTACCCTCGCCCCGGGACG TGTCCTGGAGGAACCTTCACGCCAAGCCTTCGCTCCACCAAGGAGTTCTCAGACGAGGCAGTGAACTTCGTGAGGGCTCATCCGCTCATGTACCAACCCGTTTACCCCATTCACAAACGTCCGCTGGTCCTGAGCACTGGCGTGGACTACCGTTTCACCTGCATCGTGGTGGATCTGGTGGATGCCGCCGACGGCAGATACGAGGTGCTGTTTCTGGGAACAG ACCGTGGAACAGTCCAGAAGGTCATTGTGCTTCCTAAAGACACCAACAGCGTCCAGCAGCTCACGCTGGAGGAGATGGAGGTGTTCAGG GGTCGAACTCCCATAAAAACGATGAAGATTTCTTCAAAAAGG CAACAGCTCTATATGTCCTCAGACAAAGGGCTTACCCAGGTCTCCCTGCATAGGTGTGCCGTCTACGGTAAAGCCTGTTCAGACTGCTGTCTGGCCAGAGACCCTTACTGCGCCTGGGATGGAGAGAGCTGTTCCCCCTTCACTGCCTCCACAAAGAG GCGGAGTCGGAGACAGGACATCAAACATGGAGACCCGCTGCGTCAGTGTCGTGGTTTCAATGCTAAAG AGAGGCGGGCTCAGCTGGCGGTGCAGTTCGGAGTGGAGGGCAGCAGTGTGTTTCTGGAGTGTCAGCCCAGATCTCCTCGAGCCTCCGTCAAATGGCTGTTTCAGAAGGATGGCAGGAGGAAAGTG GATTGTTTACGACACACTACAGTAAATCCAGTGTACTCTTCTTCAAAGCTGAACCGGGACCAGGAGGTGGTGAAGACAGGTCACGGGATGCTGCTCAAGTCCTTGAGCAAGGCGGATGGCGGGCTTTACGTCTGCCTTGCCACTGAGAACAACTACAAACACACTGTGGCCCAAGTGGCCCTCCGCATCCTAGACAGAGAGATTGTGGAGGCCCTCACTTCTCCAGACACGCCGGCCGGCACAGACACCCGCGATGCCTCCACGGGTGACccaacacctcctcctcctcctcctctgccccaCAGTCTCCCTTCGCAGTTCTCTTCATACCCTGAGATCCGCCTCATCAGCCAGTACTGCCGCTCTTACCTGCAGGAGCCAAAGCTTGGCCTGCCCGTCAAACATAGCCGCAGGCATGCCGAGGGCCACGGCGGCCCCGAGGCCCCTCAGAGGTCATAA